A single region of the Lotus japonicus ecotype B-129 chromosome 4, LjGifu_v1.2 genome encodes:
- the LOC130715182 gene encoding ribose-phosphate pyrophosphokinase 1, with translation MASSLLQPSPSSTMSFASSTSSSLFTATSHALPTLGFVDCSRTRTLASNGVKCDMSEPSNFVNGKPIVPVLNEQTLPKFMESARKEKAVSRNGNRLKLFSGTANPALSQEIARYMGLELGKISIKRFADGEIYVQLQESVRGCNVYLIQPTSPPANENLMELQVMIDACRRASAKNITAVIPYFGYARADRKTQGRESIAAKLVANLITKAGADRVLACDLHSGQAMGYFDIPVDHVRCQPVILDYLASKTISSNDLVVVSPDVGGVARARAFAKKLSDAPLAIVDKRRHGHNVAEVMNLIGDVKGKVAVMVDDMIDTAGTIAKGAALLHEEGAREVYACCTHGVFSPPAIERLSSGLFQEVIITNTIPVPEKNYFPQLTILTVANLLGETIWRIHDDSSVSSIFQ, from the exons ATGGCTTCCTCACTCCTTCAACCCTCGCCGTCTTCGACCATGTCCTTTGCCTCTtccacttcttcttctctcttcacTGCCACCTCCCACGCTCTCCCAACCTTAGGTTTCGTTGATTGTTCCCGCACTCGAACCCTCGCCTCTAATGGCGTG AAATGTGATATGTCTGAACCGTCGAATTTCGTGAACGGGAAGCCGATTGTTCCCGTTCTCAACGAACAGACGCTGCCCAAGTTCATGGAATCGGCGAGGAAGGAGAAAGCCGTCAGTAGAAACGGTAACAGGTTGAAATTGTTCTCTGGCACAGCCAATCCTGCACTGTCTCAG GAAATTGCTCGGTACATGGGCTTGGAACTTGGGAAGATTTCCATAAAGCGATTTGCAGATGGTGAAATCTATGTCCAGTTACAAGAGAGTGTTAGAGGTTGCAATGTATACCTTATACAGCCAACAAGCCCTCCTGCAAATGAGAATCTCATGGAGCTTCAAGTAATGATTGATGCTTGTAGGAGAGCATCAGCCAAGAATATCACTGCTGTGATTCCATACTTTGGATACGCCAGAGCAGATAGAAAG ACTCAAGGACGTGAATCAATTGCCGCTAAACTTGTTGCAAACCTTATTACCAAAGCTGGGGCAGACCGTGTTCTTGCTTGTGACCTTCATTCAGGGCAGGCCATGGGTTACTTTGATATTCCTGTGGATCATGTACGATGCCAA CCTGTGATCCTTGATTATCTTGCTAGCAAGACAATTAGTTCAAATGATTTGGTGGTTGTTTCCCCTGACGTTGGTGGTGTTGCAAGAGCTCGTGCTTTTGCAAAGAAATTATCTGATGCACCTTTAGCTATTGTAGACAAAAGGCGCCACGGGCACAATGTAGCTGAG GTGATGAACCTGATTGGTGATGTAAAAGGAAAAGTTGCAGTAATGGTGGATGATATGATTGACACTGCTG GAACCATTGCAAAGGGTGCCGCACTATTACATGAAGAGGGAGCCAGGGAAGTTTATGCATGCTGCACTCATGGTGTTTTTAG CCCTCCTGCAATTGAAAGGTTGTCCAGTGGCTTATTTCAAGAGGTGATTATTACAAACACCATTCCAGTTCCAGAGAAGAACTATTTCCCGCAGTTAACTATTCTTACCGTAGCAAACCTGTTGGGTGAAACTATTTGGCGTATTCATGACGATAGTTCAGTCAGTAGTATTTTTCAGTGA